Proteins from a genomic interval of Rubinisphaera italica:
- a CDS encoding multiheme c-type cytochrome: MLKSFQQRILRLILLVVVLTGTGILWLSRSSPQGADSEKPHQNAGSVNRAREQWETLLATQFAGDAACVSCHPNESAAHQRSGHSHTAFRMDESELARRLMGTTYQDASDGRKVDFALEDKGFVAKVSGQEETVINRVDWLLGSATHAQTAVSILEDENAGLEHCWTWFTNHNKLGRTPGQSDYKPHGASIDSCGGRDMSAQEVTECFGCHMTFGPAPGQTLSEVNWQPNISCERCHGPRRFHSEAALVGQAEQYKPMVNLKDPQVEMKLCAQCHRDQVDASTPEKDQIRFQPFRLKKARCYQAGPSSLTCTTCHDPHDQTSHNIERYQKTCLNCHSQPHQSQCDRDQQLDLATDNCISCHMPKREWNNGIEFVDHWIRVVQQKEGEK; the protein is encoded by the coding sequence ATGTTAAAATCATTCCAGCAGAGAATCCTCCGGTTGATATTGCTAGTCGTTGTACTGACCGGTACGGGTATCCTCTGGCTTTCTCGCAGCTCTCCTCAGGGTGCTGATTCGGAAAAACCACATCAGAATGCGGGCTCTGTAAATCGTGCTCGCGAGCAATGGGAAACATTGCTTGCGACACAATTTGCAGGGGATGCGGCATGTGTTTCCTGCCATCCGAACGAGTCGGCTGCTCATCAGCGTTCCGGACATTCGCACACTGCGTTTCGAATGGATGAGTCTGAGCTGGCTCGACGTCTCATGGGAACGACTTATCAAGATGCCAGCGATGGCCGAAAAGTTGACTTCGCTTTAGAGGACAAAGGCTTTGTTGCGAAGGTGTCTGGTCAGGAAGAAACGGTCATCAATCGCGTTGACTGGCTGTTAGGATCGGCCACTCATGCGCAAACTGCGGTCAGTATTTTAGAAGACGAGAACGCAGGCCTGGAACATTGCTGGACCTGGTTTACGAATCACAACAAACTGGGACGAACGCCGGGGCAATCGGATTATAAGCCGCATGGAGCTTCGATTGATTCTTGTGGTGGCCGAGACATGTCTGCGCAGGAAGTGACTGAGTGTTTCGGCTGCCACATGACATTCGGCCCTGCTCCCGGTCAAACACTCTCGGAGGTCAACTGGCAGCCGAATATCAGTTGCGAACGCTGCCATGGCCCGCGTCGGTTTCACTCCGAGGCGGCTTTGGTTGGTCAAGCTGAACAGTATAAACCGATGGTGAATCTCAAAGATCCTCAAGTGGAAATGAAGTTGTGTGCCCAGTGCCATCGTGATCAGGTGGATGCGAGTACGCCAGAAAAAGACCAGATCCGTTTTCAACCTTTTCGGCTAAAAAAGGCACGCTGCTATCAGGCAGGTCCCAGTTCGCTCACATGTACTACTTGCCATGACCCTCACGATCAAACTTCGCATAATATCGAGAGATATCAGAAAACTTGCCTGAATTGTCATTCACAACCTCATCAGAGCCAGTGCGACAGAGATCAACAGTTGGATCTCGCGACGGACAATTGCATCAGTTGTCACATGCCCAAACGGGAATGGAATAACGGGATTGAATTTGTCGATCATTGGATTCGCGTTGTCCAACAGAAAGAAGGAGAGAAATAA
- a CDS encoding glycosyltransferase family 2 protein, giving the protein MISHTHSHEDASLKNPQVSILIPSWNNLNQLKICLQSIAEHSRLSYQVIIHVNEGIDGTLEWLMENGVQYTHSQENIGICSAINRAYEKATADYIIYLNDDMYVLPAWDLHLVEALEQADPTKPAYASGTMIQSYAISASTIVADYGTKVESFAQTQLLQDFHAGKFIQPDWSGATWPPSCIHRRWWEMVFGYSEEFSPGFYSDIDFSMKLWNSGCRRFHGVSKSLVYHFGEQSTKRIRGLKNKNVKQARIRFLQKWGILPSTAVRHYLKSGQPFQECLPEPELTIDHARARLISFYYSSHKISQDLLKYLGVNVNQESNQYQNETESTAKA; this is encoded by the coding sequence TTGATTTCTCATACCCACTCCCATGAAGATGCTTCCCTAAAGAATCCGCAGGTAAGCATCCTGATTCCTTCATGGAACAACCTGAACCAGCTCAAAATATGCCTGCAAAGTATCGCTGAGCATAGCCGGTTGTCATATCAGGTGATAATTCATGTTAATGAAGGTATCGACGGAACTCTCGAATGGCTTATGGAAAATGGAGTTCAATACACTCATTCCCAGGAAAATATAGGAATTTGTTCAGCAATCAATCGAGCATATGAAAAAGCCACTGCGGATTACATTATCTATCTCAATGATGATATGTATGTTTTGCCCGCGTGGGACCTTCATTTAGTCGAGGCTCTCGAACAGGCAGATCCAACAAAGCCAGCTTATGCATCGGGAACAATGATTCAATCCTATGCAATTTCTGCAAGTACAATCGTTGCGGACTATGGAACCAAAGTCGAATCGTTTGCCCAGACGCAACTTCTCCAGGATTTTCATGCTGGAAAATTCATTCAACCAGACTGGAGTGGTGCGACTTGGCCACCGAGTTGCATCCATCGTCGATGGTGGGAGATGGTTTTCGGATATAGCGAGGAATTTTCTCCCGGGTTCTACTCGGATATCGATTTCTCGATGAAACTCTGGAACAGCGGCTGCCGACGCTTTCATGGAGTATCCAAGAGCCTGGTTTATCACTTTGGCGAGCAGAGTACGAAGCGTATCCGAGGGCTTAAAAATAAGAATGTGAAGCAGGCTCGAATCCGCTTTCTACAAAAGTGGGGTATCCTGCCTTCGACAGCTGTTCGTCATTACCTAAAATCTGGTCAACCTTTTCAGGAATGCCTGCCCGAACCAGAGTTGACAATCGATCACGCCCGCGCGCGACTGATCTCCTTCTATTATAGCAGTCATAAAATTTCACAGGATCTTCTGAAATATCTCGGTGTGAATGTCAATCAGGAATCCAATCAGTATCAGAATGAGACTGAATCTACTGCTAAAGCTTAA
- a CDS encoding carboxypeptidase-like regulatory domain-containing protein translates to MRTIICTLFCSLFVCISGCGYGQATPNYDMIDLIDVSGKVTFDGQPLAGAVVSFIDEANSRMSYGITNADGKYQLRFDRQKNGVTPGSKIVKVSTSTVIEGVNDSDVVIDEETGEPKAKELIPPQYNVQSELRALVEEGKDEFNFTLMSSAQ, encoded by the coding sequence ATGAGAACAATTATTTGCACTCTATTCTGTTCACTGTTCGTTTGCATTTCAGGTTGTGGTTATGGTCAGGCGACTCCCAACTATGACATGATCGATCTGATTGACGTCAGTGGAAAAGTCACATTTGACGGTCAGCCACTCGCAGGAGCCGTTGTCAGTTTTATCGATGAAGCGAACTCGCGAATGTCTTACGGCATCACGAATGCTGACGGTAAGTATCAACTACGGTTTGACCGTCAGAAAAATGGAGTCACTCCCGGGAGCAAAATTGTAAAAGTGAGCACTTCAACAGTCATCGAGGGAGTCAACGATTCTGATGTGGTGATTGATGAAGAGACGGGAGAGCCGAAAGCCAAAGAACTTATTCCTCCGCAATACAATGTGCAATCGGAACTGAGAGCCTTAGTGGAAGAAGGCAAAGATGAGTTTAATTTTACACTGATGAGCTCTGCTCAATAA
- a CDS encoding DUF1559 domain-containing protein, producing MMSVKKLEVYTRRAFTLIELLVVIAIIAILVALLLPAVQQAREAARRTSCKNNLKQLGTAMHNHLDTHGSFPPGYVSFTPSADRFRTGGWQTGINKIGFHWVCNIFPFMEQPALYDQVSACNSDLLGDPTDETSNPSDHCESNTNFGNIGRNQLKFMLCPSHPKIRNNFSNGSYGLESLAKGTYAVSWGTGNMLSWENSQTRGAFGCYFVSENEIAPLHGGSGDGFQARHGNSDADFVDGMSNTVIISELNVVDDTRDLRGVWMNPGMGASIFSAANNPNSTINDIIASCDTTLDSDDIMYCGSTQITDDETVTAAARSYHQGGVNATLGDASVRFISENIDLGIWQALNTIKGNEVIGDY from the coding sequence ATGATGTCTGTAAAGAAGCTGGAAGTTTATACGAGAAGAGCTTTTACCTTAATCGAGCTTTTGGTCGTCATAGCGATCATCGCCATCTTGGTGGCATTACTGTTACCGGCAGTTCAGCAAGCCCGCGAAGCGGCACGGCGAACGTCTTGCAAGAACAATCTGAAACAGCTGGGTACCGCCATGCACAATCATCTCGATACTCATGGTTCGTTCCCTCCCGGTTACGTTTCTTTTACTCCAAGTGCAGATCGATTCCGTACAGGAGGCTGGCAAACCGGGATTAATAAAATTGGATTCCACTGGGTTTGCAATATTTTCCCATTCATGGAGCAGCCAGCTCTTTACGATCAGGTTTCAGCCTGCAATAGCGATTTGCTTGGTGACCCGACCGATGAGACTTCCAATCCGAGCGACCATTGCGAAAGCAATACAAACTTTGGAAATATCGGGCGCAATCAGTTGAAATTTATGCTCTGCCCTTCTCATCCCAAAATCAGAAATAATTTTTCCAATGGCTCCTACGGTCTTGAATCTTTGGCTAAGGGAACTTACGCGGTCAGCTGGGGAACGGGGAATATGCTTTCCTGGGAAAATTCACAGACTCGTGGTGCATTCGGTTGTTACTTTGTGAGCGAAAATGAAATCGCGCCACTGCATGGTGGATCAGGTGATGGATTTCAAGCCAGACATGGGAATTCCGATGCTGATTTTGTTGATGGCATGAGCAATACGGTCATTATTTCAGAGCTGAACGTTGTAGATGACACCAGAGACCTGAGAGGTGTCTGGATGAATCCGGGCATGGGAGCTTCGATCTTCTCTGCGGCTAATAACCCCAACTCAACAATCAATGACATCATCGCCTCCTGCGATACCACCCTTGACTCCGATGACATCATGTACTGTGGTTCAACTCAAATCACAGATGATGAAACAGTGACGGCCGCGGCTCGGAGTTATCATCAGGGAGGTGTGAATGCCACACTGGGGGATGCTTCTGTCCGATTCATTTCCGAAAATATCGACCTTGGGATCTGGCAGGCGTTGAACACGATTAAAGGCAATGAAGTCATTGGCGACTATTAA
- a CDS encoding ABC transporter ATP-binding protein, producing MQNFGNGLKEAFRYKWLLALSLICSICVASLWSANIGAFFPILEVTLNGQSLREWSANKIDASELAITNYELEIAENNKSLQAAEQANQNEDSLKEYRLNQSRLDSLKAAEVKSLAYHKKLQPYIEAYCPKTAFSTIGMFVVLLLLSTALKHLFLMSNMMLISYVSNEVTRSLRLKVFNHALELDRGTFATYGSAGIMAHITHMSEMMGQGIIGFYSGVVREPLKIISCLTAACFISWRLLLVCIIVTPLVVFLIVAIIKSVRKVAQQLVTESTGMHHVILESLNCIQSVQSYCMEEAERRRFQASTKNMMQVSMRVTFYNELAKPVIEFFGLSMVSIAMLAGSYLVLEQETHLWGIQLLDRPMSISAMLVFFCLLIGASDPIRKISGLFGVVGNGIVAADALQSLLDKKSIIQNPAQPKLLPQTHQEIVFEKTHFAYHGEEYVIRDVNLRIPYRQKVGIIGPNGGGKSTLTSLLCRFYDPQIGAVKIDDLDVREVSLHDLRGRIGLVTQQTELFNETISYNIAYGKDNATQEQIEDAARKAFAHDFIASLPEAYNTQVGQNGQKLSGGQRQRIALARAFLKNPEIMILDEATSQIDLPSENLILQAIREHTHNCTVLFITHRTSVLAIVDTVIEVQHGTVTQRPVMPQEKNQAA from the coding sequence ATGCAAAATTTTGGTAATGGCCTCAAAGAGGCATTCCGGTACAAATGGTTACTGGCGCTCAGTCTCATCTGCTCAATATGCGTGGCCTCCCTCTGGAGTGCTAATATCGGTGCCTTCTTTCCGATTCTGGAAGTCACGCTGAATGGCCAATCATTGCGGGAATGGTCTGCGAATAAAATTGACGCGTCAGAGCTTGCGATCACGAATTATGAACTTGAAATCGCGGAGAATAATAAGTCTCTGCAAGCGGCTGAGCAGGCCAATCAGAATGAAGACAGTCTTAAAGAATATCGGTTGAATCAGTCTCGCTTAGATTCACTCAAAGCGGCTGAAGTCAAATCGCTGGCATATCACAAAAAGCTGCAGCCTTATATTGAAGCGTATTGCCCGAAAACCGCGTTTTCGACCATTGGTATGTTTGTGGTGCTGTTGCTGCTTAGTACGGCTTTGAAGCATCTATTTCTGATGTCAAATATGATGCTCATTTCCTATGTCTCTAATGAAGTCACACGAAGTCTACGTCTCAAAGTATTTAACCATGCTTTGGAGTTGGATCGGGGAACGTTTGCGACTTACGGTAGTGCCGGAATCATGGCGCATATCACGCATATGTCGGAAATGATGGGGCAGGGGATCATCGGGTTTTATAGTGGTGTCGTTCGTGAACCACTTAAAATCATCTCCTGTCTGACGGCCGCCTGCTTCATTTCCTGGCGATTGCTGTTAGTGTGCATTATCGTCACTCCTCTGGTTGTCTTCCTGATTGTCGCCATTATTAAATCGGTTCGTAAAGTTGCACAACAACTCGTTACGGAATCGACGGGGATGCATCATGTGATTCTTGAATCATTGAATTGTATTCAATCCGTCCAGTCTTATTGCATGGAAGAAGCAGAGCGAAGACGATTCCAGGCATCGACGAAAAATATGATGCAAGTCAGTATGCGCGTTACATTTTATAACGAACTTGCCAAGCCAGTGATTGAGTTTTTCGGGCTGAGCATGGTTTCCATTGCGATGCTGGCCGGTTCGTATCTGGTGCTCGAGCAGGAAACCCATTTGTGGGGAATTCAATTGTTGGATCGGCCGATGAGTATTTCCGCAATGCTCGTCTTCTTTTGCCTGTTAATTGGAGCCAGCGACCCGATTCGCAAAATCTCCGGCCTTTTTGGTGTTGTCGGAAATGGTATCGTCGCAGCGGACGCATTGCAGAGCTTGCTTGATAAGAAATCAATCATACAGAATCCTGCTCAACCCAAACTACTCCCGCAAACACATCAGGAAATTGTCTTCGAGAAGACTCATTTTGCGTATCATGGTGAAGAATATGTGATTCGAGATGTGAATCTGAGAATTCCCTATCGGCAGAAGGTGGGTATTATCGGGCCGAACGGTGGAGGGAAATCCACATTAACGAGTCTGCTTTGTCGATTTTACGATCCCCAAATTGGAGCCGTGAAGATTGATGATCTCGATGTTCGAGAAGTCTCCCTGCACGATTTGCGGGGGCGTATTGGACTGGTGACTCAGCAAACCGAATTGTTCAACGAAACGATTTCCTACAACATCGCTTACGGCAAGGACAACGCGACTCAGGAGCAAATTGAAGATGCTGCTCGCAAAGCCTTTGCCCACGACTTTATTGCTTCACTTCCAGAAGCATACAATACTCAGGTCGGACAAAATGGTCAGAAGCTGAGTGGTGGTCAACGTCAGCGAATTGCCTTGGCGCGGGCTTTTCTCAAAAATCCGGAAATCATGATTCTGGATGAAGCGACAAGTCAGATTGACCTGCCGAGTGAAAATCTCATCCTGCAGGCTATTCGCGAACATACCCATAATTGCACAGTGCTCTTTATCACTCACCGAACCTCTGTGCTCGCTATCGTCGACACCGTCATTGAAGTTCAGCACGGAACCGTCACGCAGCGTCCTGTGATGCCTCAGGAGAAAAATCAAGCCGCTTGA
- a CDS encoding DUF1559 domain-containing protein: MNTRKLHTYTRRAFTLIELLVVIAIIAILVALLLPAVQQAREAARRTSCKNNMKQLATALHNHLDTHGSFPPGYVNYDESGNRYRTGGWQVSVNEMGFNWVCNLFPFMEQPGLHDQITSCNEDMLGDATDHTANPSDHCEASATFGNIGRDQLKFMLCPSHPAIRENFSNGTYGLEALAKGTYAASWGTSNMLSWEDKDTRGAFGCHYVDQTEIAPAVGGSGDGFQSGKGNSDADFVDGMSNTVILSELKVVDDATDLRGVWINPGMGASIFSAANTPNSKINDIIASCDTTLNSNDIMYCGSTEITDNETVTASARSYHQGGVNAALGDASIRFISENIDLGVWQALNTIRGKEVVGEY, from the coding sequence ATGAATACAAGAAAACTACACACTTATACGAGAAGGGCGTTCACCTTGATCGAACTATTGGTCGTTATCGCGATCATCGCCATTTTGGTGGCTTTATTGCTGCCAGCCGTTCAGCAGGCTCGTGAAGCGGCTCGAAGAACGTCCTGCAAGAACAATATGAAGCAACTGGCAACAGCTCTGCACAATCATCTCGACACTCATGGTTCTTTTCCTCCGGGATACGTGAACTATGATGAAAGCGGAAATCGCTACCGCACGGGAGGGTGGCAGGTCAGCGTTAACGAGATGGGATTCAACTGGGTTTGCAATCTGTTTCCATTTATGGAACAACCCGGTCTACATGATCAGATTACATCCTGTAATGAAGATATGCTGGGTGATGCAACAGATCATACCGCAAACCCAAGTGATCACTGTGAAGCTTCTGCTACATTTGGAAATATTGGTCGCGATCAATTGAAGTTTATGCTCTGCCCCTCACATCCTGCGATTCGGGAAAACTTTTCCAACGGGACTTACGGTTTGGAGGCGTTGGCCAAGGGAACGTACGCTGCAAGTTGGGGAACCAGCAATATGCTATCCTGGGAAGACAAGGACACCCGTGGAGCATTTGGGTGTCATTATGTGGATCAAACAGAGATTGCCCCAGCAGTTGGTGGATCGGGAGATGGTTTTCAATCAGGAAAAGGGAATTCTGATGCCGATTTTGTAGATGGGATGTCGAATACGGTCATTCTTTCCGAGTTGAAAGTTGTTGACGATGCGACAGACCTGAGGGGTGTCTGGATAAATCCCGGCATGGGAGCCTCGATTTTCTCAGCTGCTAATACACCAAACTCAAAAATCAATGATATTATCGCCTCCTGTGATACGACTCTGAACTCCAACGACATTATGTACTGCGGATCTACAGAGATCACCGACAATGAAACCGTCACTGCTTCAGCACGCAGCTATCACCAAGGGGGTGTTAATGCGGCTCTGGGAGATGCGTCAATTCGATTTATTTCAGAAAATATCGATTTGGGAGTCTGGCAAGCTTTGAACACAATTCGTGGAAAAGAAGTCGTTGGAGAATATTAA
- a CDS encoding glycosyltransferase → MGKSSGLKSYWNRLRFLYKCSPLQKAGKRIEHFFRKMRNKKLHNAPEVVWTVPLSGKFNPQKAIDYAAQLQLNAFLTSSSKLVFDAPDKPVVSIILVLYNRAELTFQCLQSILANVQTPFEVVIYDNGSTDLTNSLLDRLDNVVTIRGEKNVGYVQAVNRAVEASQGTYTLLLNNDTQLTSRAIETGIEDLESDPGIGGVGARLILPNGTLQEAGSMIWSDGSTLGYSRGKHVEFYEAMFMRTVDYCSAAFWLMRRKDFDRFHGFDEGFSPAYYEEVDLASRMNQAGLRQVYDPRIVVLHYEFASSKSSDAAIKLQVAHRSRFVSRNRAYLSQQLGNSPENILQARTPNDKNRRVLFIEDQIPHSELGSGFPRSNLMVHSLVELGYEVTLFVMTNNQEDWNSAYRDLPRNVEIVQGGSCPSLVDFLNERQQHYGSLIISRPHNMEKLNAILAEKPDILSGTKIIYDAEAIFTIREIERLRLSGVDVSKEQKRKMLREELHIVGKADVVLAVSAGEAKLFRDQGKEVHVLSHAHSTVKIIPDVADRKGLLFVGAVHDMRSPNAKSLVWLCEEILPAIENQSGQFPQMTIAGMMLDQTQEYCRSHRCEVLGRVEDLSEVYHSARAFVAPTQFAAGIPLKIIEAAAHGVPVIATSVLTKQLGWSHERELLVADTPAEFANCCLRLQQEDDLWYAIQQEALKAVERDYSSNAILKTLQLVLPGISAENGKSCKISAA, encoded by the coding sequence ATGGGGAAATCTTCAGGCTTGAAGAGTTATTGGAATCGGCTTCGTTTTCTATATAAATGTTCTCCGTTGCAAAAAGCAGGAAAACGGATCGAGCATTTCTTTAGAAAAATGAGGAACAAGAAGCTTCATAATGCACCAGAAGTCGTATGGACTGTGCCATTATCAGGCAAGTTCAACCCTCAAAAAGCCATCGATTACGCGGCACAATTGCAGCTAAATGCATTTCTGACCAGTTCTTCAAAGCTGGTGTTCGACGCTCCAGATAAGCCTGTCGTTTCAATTATCCTCGTACTCTACAATCGAGCCGAGTTAACGTTTCAGTGTCTGCAATCAATTTTGGCGAATGTTCAGACTCCTTTTGAAGTAGTCATTTATGACAATGGTTCGACAGACCTGACGAATTCTCTACTCGATCGTCTCGATAATGTTGTGACTATCCGTGGAGAAAAGAATGTTGGCTATGTTCAGGCAGTGAATCGGGCAGTCGAAGCCTCGCAGGGAACGTATACCCTTTTGCTCAATAATGACACTCAGTTGACTAGTCGAGCTATTGAAACTGGAATTGAGGATCTGGAATCCGATCCCGGAATCGGAGGCGTTGGTGCACGTTTGATTCTGCCGAATGGAACTCTTCAGGAAGCCGGTTCGATGATCTGGTCGGATGGTTCAACTCTGGGGTACTCCCGCGGAAAACATGTGGAATTCTATGAAGCCATGTTTATGCGGACTGTCGACTACTGCTCGGCTGCATTCTGGTTAATGCGACGAAAAGATTTTGATCGTTTCCATGGTTTCGATGAGGGGTTTTCTCCTGCCTATTACGAAGAAGTCGATCTGGCCAGCCGGATGAATCAGGCGGGATTACGGCAGGTTTACGACCCTCGTATTGTTGTGTTGCATTATGAGTTTGCAAGTTCCAAATCTTCTGATGCGGCTATCAAATTGCAGGTAGCTCACCGGAGTCGATTTGTCTCCAGAAATCGTGCTTATCTGTCGCAACAGCTTGGAAATTCGCCTGAAAATATTCTGCAGGCCCGAACTCCCAATGATAAAAATCGGCGGGTTCTGTTTATTGAGGATCAGATTCCACACTCAGAGCTAGGTTCCGGGTTTCCCCGTTCCAACCTGATGGTGCATTCTCTGGTCGAACTTGGCTACGAAGTGACATTGTTTGTGATGACCAATAATCAGGAAGATTGGAATTCTGCTTATCGGGATTTACCCCGCAATGTTGAAATTGTGCAGGGGGGCTCTTGTCCTTCTCTGGTCGATTTTCTAAATGAACGGCAGCAACATTACGGGTCGCTGATTATCAGTCGGCCCCATAACATGGAAAAACTGAATGCAATTCTGGCAGAGAAGCCGGATATTCTCTCAGGGACAAAAATTATTTACGACGCGGAAGCGATTTTCACCATTCGGGAGATTGAGAGACTGCGACTTTCCGGTGTGGATGTTTCAAAAGAACAAAAGCGGAAAATGTTGCGAGAGGAACTGCACATCGTCGGAAAAGCCGATGTGGTCCTGGCCGTCAGTGCCGGTGAGGCGAAGTTATTTCGCGATCAGGGAAAAGAAGTGCATGTCCTGAGTCATGCTCATTCTACGGTCAAAATTATCCCGGATGTGGCAGATCGAAAAGGGCTGTTGTTTGTTGGTGCTGTGCACGATATGAGGAGTCCGAATGCGAAATCTCTGGTTTGGCTTTGTGAAGAAATTCTCCCTGCGATTGAAAATCAGTCCGGACAATTTCCTCAGATGACAATTGCGGGAATGATGCTCGATCAAACCCAGGAATACTGTCGCTCTCATCGATGTGAGGTTTTGGGGCGGGTGGAAGATTTGAGTGAGGTCTATCATTCTGCTCGTGCTTTTGTTGCTCCGACACAGTTTGCCGCTGGAATTCCCCTGAAGATTATCGAGGCAGCCGCTCACGGTGTGCCGGTCATCGCTACCAGTGTGCTGACGAAACAACTGGGGTGGAGTCACGAACGAGAATTGCTGGTGGCTGATACCCCTGCGGAGTTTGCAAACTGTTGCCTCAGATTACAGCAGGAAGATGATTTGTGGTATGCGATTCAGCAGGAAGCCCTCAAGGCAGTGGAACGAGATTATTCGTCTAATGCCATTCTGAAAACATTACAGCTCGTGCTCCCTGGAATTTCTGCAGAGAATGGGAAAAGCTGCAAAATCAGTGCCGCCTGA
- a CDS encoding tetratricopeptide repeat protein encodes MAGLSIATLPQSIGAIVFVSLDHFLVTLIAVCPLALFSLNALPKNFRHWFNWLFTVLALIASLCMMNKVTVSSENGLNQASLLFVQMLIACILAGSLGRNLPSLIKRLQWQSTDNENTAIKLKTRLGIFLLAATVIPFIHSQFLVTYHQTQFQEAMNHQRIEKARVYARDWSRLAPQAKWNSLKVITFYKDLQKQCDALKQQLSRFGSEVRPDQIGARIQMHLHLDQHENAIELIQPLLNSSQAALAWDTYGLILQREGEWGESLDAYSIALKLWQNKAGNSQASAGQTSAYRGIALAEKQIGKTEKAEAAYQKLIALAPTAENHFLLARFYEEKQRSELAMKHATRAAALAPDQFTEPAQKLIDMMKTSHFGCFRIYRSSQPGTSLQ; translated from the coding sequence GTGGCTGGACTCAGCATTGCGACGTTGCCCCAAAGCATTGGAGCAATCGTTTTTGTCAGCTTGGATCATTTTCTAGTCACACTCATTGCTGTCTGCCCGCTCGCTTTATTCAGCTTGAATGCCTTGCCTAAGAATTTTCGCCATTGGTTCAACTGGCTTTTCACCGTTCTGGCTTTGATTGCGTCATTGTGCATGATGAACAAAGTGACTGTTTCATCTGAGAATGGCCTGAATCAAGCCTCTCTCTTATTCGTACAGATGTTGATCGCCTGTATCCTGGCTGGCTCACTGGGAAGAAATCTGCCGTCGCTCATCAAAAGGCTTCAATGGCAATCAACAGATAATGAGAACACAGCAATCAAACTGAAGACACGGCTTGGAATTTTTTTACTTGCAGCGACTGTGATTCCATTCATTCACTCCCAGTTTCTGGTGACTTATCATCAAACTCAATTTCAGGAGGCGATGAATCATCAGCGAATTGAGAAAGCGAGAGTCTACGCTCGCGACTGGAGTCGACTCGCTCCACAGGCAAAGTGGAATTCTCTGAAGGTTATTACTTTTTACAAGGATCTACAAAAACAGTGTGATGCTCTGAAGCAGCAATTATCGCGTTTTGGCTCAGAAGTTCGACCCGACCAGATTGGTGCACGAATTCAGATGCATCTTCATTTAGATCAGCATGAAAATGCGATCGAGCTCATCCAACCACTTCTCAATTCTTCGCAGGCTGCACTGGCTTGGGACACATACGGTTTAATCTTACAGCGAGAAGGAGAATGGGGGGAAAGTCTGGATGCGTATTCGATTGCTTTAAAACTCTGGCAAAACAAAGCAGGCAATTCGCAAGCAAGCGCGGGACAGACCAGTGCTTATCGAGGAATTGCCCTGGCCGAGAAACAGATCGGAAAAACGGAGAAAGCCGAGGCTGCTTATCAGAAATTGATCGCCCTCGCCCCTACAGCAGAAAATCATTTTCTCCTGGCTCGCTTCTATGAAGAAAAGCAGCGCAGCGAGTTGGCAATGAAACATGCCACTCGAGCAGCAGCACTGGCTCCCGACCAGTTTACTGAACCCGCTCAAAAATTAATCGACATGATGAAAACCTCTCATTTCGGATGTTTCAGAATTTATAGAAGTTCTCAGCCAGGAACATCTTTACAATAG